From the Pseudarthrobacter sp. MM222 genome, one window contains:
- a CDS encoding LuxR family transcriptional regulator yields the protein MHRILMIALAAIALCVGALLNAGAASAASAENSQPLSFHSLSAATAGSATPTDSASPTGPVDPGTGETGEAKETRVDYAPYVIGAVVLAALLAAVIVWRRRGGAGPSSKGPRRADS from the coding sequence ATGCACCGGATCCTGATGATTGCCCTGGCGGCAATAGCTCTGTGCGTCGGCGCCCTGCTGAACGCCGGCGCTGCCAGTGCCGCGTCCGCAGAGAACAGCCAGCCTTTGAGCTTCCACAGCCTATCCGCCGCTACCGCAGGCAGCGCCACGCCCACCGATTCCGCCTCCCCAACGGGACCTGTGGACCCCGGGACCGGCGAAACGGGCGAGGCGAAGGAGACCCGGGTCGACTATGCGCCGTACGTGATCGGGGCCGTCGTTCTTGCGGCTCTCCTCGCAGCCGTGATCGTGTGGCGGCGGCGCGGGGGTGCCGGGCCGTCGTCGAAGGGGCCCCGCCGGGCGGACAGCTGA
- a CDS encoding D-glycero-alpha-D-manno-heptose-1,7-bisphosphate 7-phosphatase: MGSSGFPSLRAVLFDRDGTLVHDVPYNGDPGRVRIMPYARESLQKLRARGIATGVLSNQSGIGRGILRVDEVLAVNRRVEELLGPFDVWDFCPHLPEDLCSCRKPAPGMIVTACRRLGIAPGDAAYIGDIGSDLAAAEAAGARGVLVPTPVTRAAEVDAAPEVAAHLAAAVELLLQEPAGSGS; the protein is encoded by the coding sequence ATGGGAAGTTCTGGTTTTCCGTCCTTGCGTGCTGTCCTGTTCGACAGGGACGGCACGCTGGTCCATGACGTTCCCTACAACGGCGATCCCGGGCGGGTGCGGATAATGCCGTACGCCCGCGAATCCCTGCAGAAATTGCGGGCCCGGGGCATTGCCACCGGGGTGCTGAGCAATCAGTCCGGCATCGGCCGGGGCATCCTCAGGGTCGACGAGGTGCTGGCCGTCAACCGCCGGGTGGAGGAACTGCTGGGCCCCTTCGACGTCTGGGACTTCTGCCCGCATCTGCCAGAGGACCTCTGCAGCTGCCGGAAGCCGGCGCCCGGCATGATCGTCACAGCTTGCCGCCGGCTGGGCATCGCGCCGGGGGACGCCGCCTACATCGGGGACATCGGCAGCGACCTTGCGGCCGCTGAGGCGGCGGGAGCGCGGGGCGTGCTGGTGCCGACGCCGGTGACCCGCGCAGCAGAAGTGGATGCTGCCCCCGAGGTTGCTGCGCATCTCGCCGCCGCCGTGGAGCTGCTCCTCCAAGAACCCGCCGGGTCCGGCTCGTGA
- a CDS encoding D-sedoheptulose-7-phosphate isomerase, which yields MAKPAAGTRLESLTAVHGHLDNVLPAFESLRRQSFHLAAWGEELARRLLRGSRLLAAGNGGSAAEAQHLTAELVGRFDGDRVPFSAISLHTDTSAVTAIANDYGFEELFARQVRAHARTGDVLMLLSTSGKSPNLLRAVESAARLGVATWALTGPGPNPLASSCDEAVTIEGPAANAQECHLIALHAVCRAFDAEVLRRGRQGAPGGTTR from the coding sequence GTGGCCAAGCCCGCTGCCGGCACCAGACTGGAGTCCCTCACCGCGGTGCACGGCCACCTGGACAACGTTTTGCCGGCTTTCGAGTCCCTCCGCCGCCAGTCCTTCCACCTGGCCGCGTGGGGCGAGGAACTGGCGCGCCGGCTGCTGCGGGGCTCCCGGCTGCTCGCTGCCGGCAACGGCGGCTCGGCGGCCGAGGCCCAGCACCTGACGGCGGAACTGGTTGGCCGGTTCGACGGCGACCGGGTCCCGTTTTCGGCGATTTCGCTCCATACGGACACCTCCGCCGTCACCGCCATCGCCAACGACTACGGCTTCGAGGAACTCTTCGCCCGCCAGGTGCGTGCCCACGCCCGCACCGGCGATGTGCTGATGCTGCTGTCCACCAGTGGAAAGAGCCCCAACCTGCTCCGGGCCGTGGAGAGCGCCGCCCGACTGGGAGTCGCCACCTGGGCGCTGACCGGCCCCGGCCCGAACCCGCTGGCCTCCAGCTGCGACGAGGCAGTGACGATTGAGGGCCCGGCAGCCAACGCACAGGAATGTCACCTGATCGCGCTCCACGCAGTCTGCCGTGCGTTCGACGCCGAGGTGCTGCGCCGCGGACGCCAGGGCGCACCCGGCGGGACAACGCGATGA
- a CDS encoding glycosyltransferase yields MRILLWHLHGGWTDSFVRGPHEYLLPALPAGGPWGMGRAGRNWPDSVREVGLDTVEPDSVDAVVLQRPEELAEVARALGRRPGKDLPAVYLEHNTPKGGVPNAVHPLADQQAIPIVHVTHFNELFWDNGAAPTLVIEHGVPDPGHLYTGDIPELAAVVNEPVRRGRVTGTDLLGRFAAAAPLQMFGMGGAGLREATGLPASRLTIRGDLPTAELHRELARCRVYIHPLRWTSLGLALLEAMHLGMPVVVLGTTEAARAVLPEAGAISTSVDELVRSAATLVHDPDEARRRGNVARRVALERYGLEAFLQAWDALLDELAARRFRTGRILIPSQEGKSQ; encoded by the coding sequence ATGAGAATTCTGCTGTGGCATCTGCATGGGGGCTGGACGGACTCCTTTGTCCGGGGACCGCACGAATATCTGCTCCCGGCACTTCCCGCCGGCGGTCCCTGGGGGATGGGCCGTGCGGGCCGGAACTGGCCGGATTCGGTCCGGGAGGTGGGCCTGGACACGGTCGAACCGGACAGCGTGGACGCCGTCGTGCTGCAGCGGCCGGAGGAGCTCGCGGAGGTTGCCCGGGCACTGGGCCGCCGGCCCGGCAAAGACCTGCCGGCCGTGTACCTGGAGCACAACACCCCCAAGGGCGGCGTTCCGAACGCGGTGCACCCGCTCGCGGACCAGCAGGCCATCCCGATTGTTCATGTCACGCACTTCAACGAGCTGTTCTGGGACAACGGCGCGGCCCCGACGTTGGTCATTGAACACGGCGTCCCCGATCCCGGGCACCTGTACACCGGCGACATCCCGGAACTGGCGGCCGTGGTCAACGAACCCGTGCGGCGCGGCCGGGTCACGGGCACCGACCTGCTGGGCCGTTTCGCGGCAGCAGCGCCGCTGCAGATGTTCGGCATGGGCGGCGCCGGCCTGCGGGAGGCGACGGGGCTGCCGGCCTCGCGGCTCACCATCCGCGGGGATCTGCCCACAGCTGAGCTGCACCGCGAACTGGCCCGCTGCCGGGTGTACATCCATCCGCTTCGCTGGACATCCCTGGGCCTGGCCTTGTTGGAGGCGATGCACCTCGGGATGCCCGTCGTCGTCCTGGGAACCACCGAAGCTGCCCGGGCCGTGCTGCCGGAAGCCGGTGCCATATCCACCAGCGTCGATGAACTCGTGCGCAGCGCCGCGACCCTCGTCCACGACCCGGACGAGGCCCGGCGCCGGGGAAACGTCGCCCGGCGGGTTGCCCTTGAACGCTACGGACTCGAGGCCTTCCTGCAGGCTTGGGATGCCCTGCTTGACGAGCTCGCCGCCCGGCGCTTCCGGACGGGCCGGATTCTGATTCCATCGCAGGAAGGGAAGAGCCAGTGA
- a CDS encoding SDR family oxidoreductase, protein MTHDTLFPGRVLVTGGASGLGAAVVDAVLQAGGTPVVLDRDLREVSAVKAIEVDVADRVAVTAAVQQAAGMLGGLDAVVTAAGIDRCGRLEDVRPEDWEQVILVNLFGTVSVVRAALPYLKASHGRVVTVASTLGKRALPEASAYCASKFGVVGFSQALAAESGGEIGVTTLIPGGMKTRFFDDRAEQYKPQDDSRLNDPANVARAVLFALSQPPGCEVRELLICHAEEGSWP, encoded by the coding sequence ATGACCCACGACACGCTTTTCCCCGGCCGGGTCCTTGTCACCGGCGGCGCCTCCGGATTAGGCGCCGCCGTCGTCGACGCCGTGCTGCAGGCCGGGGGTACTCCGGTGGTGCTGGACCGCGACCTCCGGGAGGTGTCCGCGGTGAAAGCCATCGAAGTGGACGTGGCGGACCGGGTTGCCGTGACCGCGGCGGTGCAGCAGGCGGCCGGGATGCTGGGCGGCCTCGACGCGGTGGTGACGGCCGCGGGGATCGACCGCTGCGGCCGGCTGGAGGATGTCCGGCCGGAGGACTGGGAACAGGTCATCTTGGTCAACCTGTTCGGCACCGTATCGGTGGTGCGCGCGGCGCTGCCCTACCTGAAGGCATCCCATGGCCGGGTGGTCACGGTGGCCTCAACGCTGGGCAAGCGGGCGCTCCCGGAGGCTTCCGCCTACTGCGCGTCCAAATTCGGCGTCGTGGGCTTCAGCCAGGCGCTGGCCGCGGAAAGCGGTGGCGAGATCGGCGTGACCACCCTGATTCCCGGCGGAATGAAGACCCGGTTCTTCGACGACCGGGCGGAGCAATACAAGCCACAGGATGATTCCAGGCTGAACGATCCCGCCAATGTGGCGCGGGCGGTGCTGTTCGCGCTGTCCCAGCCGCCGGGCTGTGAAGTCCGCGAACTGCTCATCTGCCACGCGGAGGAGGGCTCATGGCCGTAA
- a CDS encoding FAD-dependent oxidoreductase — protein MTSLWLDTAEVIPTDPLTPDSRYDAVVVGAGITGLSTALLLARSGMRVAVLEARTVGAGTTGNTTAKLSLLQGTVLSALRRQYPQKVVNAYVEANREGQAWLLRFLAEREVPFQERDAYTFSVTEAGAEKVAAELTVAKAAGLDVEEAADTGLPFATRRTIVLRRQAQFNPMDVLGALAGDFRDRGGVLVQGVRVLNVRTGADAAVETDAGTIHADLVVLATGVPILDRGLYFAKLKASQSYAAAVRLPDPAAIPSGMYLSAEKPGRSLRSYPAGAGELLVVGGNGHQVGREPSPRRRLDELLDWAQYHFPGAEVTHSWSGEDYQATNLMPFIGKLPRGGGKIYFATGYNKWGMSNGIAAGLDISAQILGGNLHWARTIHRRVTSPAGAAAAITLNADVAKTLAVSWAKAELAGPEAGTPTVPADGEGTVVRQDRKPVAVSTVDGVTCRVSAVCTHLGGLVSWNDAERSWDCPLHGSRFSPSGEVLQGPATRNLPDAGK, from the coding sequence ATGACGTCACTCTGGCTCGACACTGCGGAGGTCATTCCGACGGATCCGTTGACTCCGGATTCCCGCTACGACGCGGTGGTGGTGGGGGCGGGGATCACCGGGCTGTCCACCGCCCTGCTCCTCGCCCGCTCGGGTATGAGGGTGGCCGTTCTGGAGGCAAGGACGGTAGGTGCCGGGACCACCGGCAACACCACGGCCAAGCTCAGCCTGCTGCAAGGCACTGTGCTCTCCGCCCTGCGCCGCCAGTACCCGCAAAAGGTGGTCAACGCCTACGTGGAGGCCAACCGGGAAGGCCAGGCCTGGTTGCTCCGGTTCCTGGCGGAGCGGGAAGTCCCCTTCCAGGAACGGGACGCTTACACGTTTTCGGTGACGGAGGCCGGCGCCGAAAAGGTGGCGGCGGAACTGACCGTGGCCAAGGCGGCGGGCCTGGATGTCGAGGAAGCCGCGGACACCGGGTTGCCCTTCGCCACGCGCCGGACAATCGTCCTCCGGAGGCAGGCACAGTTCAATCCGATGGACGTGCTGGGTGCCCTCGCCGGCGACTTCAGGGACCGCGGCGGCGTGCTGGTCCAGGGCGTCCGCGTCCTGAACGTGAGGACCGGGGCGGACGCCGCCGTCGAAACGGACGCCGGCACCATCCACGCCGACCTTGTGGTGCTGGCCACCGGCGTTCCGATTCTGGACCGGGGACTCTATTTTGCAAAGCTGAAGGCATCGCAGTCCTACGCCGCGGCCGTCCGGCTGCCGGACCCGGCCGCCATACCTTCCGGCATGTACCTCTCGGCGGAGAAGCCAGGCCGCTCGCTACGCAGCTACCCGGCCGGCGCGGGGGAACTGCTGGTGGTGGGCGGCAACGGACACCAGGTCGGCCGGGAGCCGTCGCCGCGGCGCCGCCTCGATGAGCTGCTGGACTGGGCCCAGTATCACTTCCCCGGGGCGGAGGTCACGCACTCCTGGTCCGGCGAGGACTACCAGGCCACCAACCTGATGCCCTTTATTGGCAAACTCCCTCGCGGCGGCGGAAAGATCTACTTCGCGACCGGCTACAACAAGTGGGGGATGAGCAACGGCATCGCGGCCGGCCTGGATATCAGCGCCCAGATCCTGGGCGGAAATCTGCACTGGGCGCGCACCATCCACCGTCGGGTCACGTCGCCGGCCGGTGCCGCGGCGGCCATCACGCTGAACGCCGATGTGGCCAAGACCCTGGCAGTGAGCTGGGCGAAAGCCGAACTGGCCGGCCCCGAAGCTGGAACCCCCACCGTCCCGGCCGACGGCGAGGGAACGGTGGTGCGGCAGGACCGCAAACCCGTGGCAGTGTCCACCGTCGACGGCGTCACCTGCAGGGTGTCCGCTGTCTGCACCCACCTCGGCGGGCTCGTGAGCTGGAACGACGCCGAGCGGAGCTGGGATTGCCCGCTGCACGGCTCGCGTTTCTCCCCCTCGGGGGAGGTCCTGCAAGGGCCCGCCACCCGGAACCTCCCGGATGCGGGAAAATAG
- a CDS encoding glycosyltransferase family 9 protein, with translation MTAVLVARLDSVGDVLLAGPAIRAVAHGRRSDGAEPNDVVVLCGPQGEPAASLLPGVTEVYSWRCPWIVKPAPPVEQEQLDALRSFITHSRITEAVLLTSFHQSPLPLALLLRLAGVGRITGVSTDYAGSLLDVRLRPGEDLAEDQPEAERALAIASAAGFPLPPGDDGRLRVTGYPDVRELVGEEPYIVVHPGASAPARAWPALHHAAAVELLEGAGHRVVVTGGPGETKLTATVAGPSAVDLGGRTDLKTLAGVLAHAEVLVTGNTGPAHLAAALGTPVACLFSPVVPAIRWAPYGVPLELLGDQAAPCRHTRATECPVPGHPCLASVGPEQLVEAVERLISGVASLSTRRKVRHP, from the coding sequence GTGACGGCCGTCCTGGTGGCCCGGCTGGACAGCGTCGGCGATGTGCTGCTGGCGGGTCCCGCCATCCGGGCAGTCGCCCACGGCCGGCGGTCCGACGGCGCCGAGCCGAACGACGTCGTCGTGCTGTGTGGGCCGCAAGGGGAACCGGCAGCATCGCTCCTGCCCGGCGTCACCGAGGTCTACAGCTGGCGGTGCCCGTGGATCGTCAAGCCGGCGCCTCCGGTGGAGCAAGAGCAGCTGGACGCACTGCGGAGCTTTATAACCCATTCCCGGATCACCGAAGCGGTTCTCCTGACGTCCTTCCACCAGTCGCCGCTACCCCTGGCCCTGCTGTTGCGGCTGGCCGGCGTCGGCCGGATCACCGGTGTGTCCACGGACTATGCCGGCAGCCTCCTGGACGTCCGCCTGCGGCCCGGCGAGGACCTTGCCGAAGACCAGCCTGAGGCGGAACGCGCACTTGCGATTGCCTCCGCAGCAGGCTTTCCGCTGCCGCCCGGTGATGACGGCCGGCTCAGGGTCACCGGTTACCCGGATGTTCGAGAGCTGGTGGGCGAAGAACCGTACATTGTGGTCCATCCCGGCGCCTCCGCCCCTGCCCGGGCCTGGCCGGCTTTGCACCATGCCGCCGCTGTGGAGCTCCTCGAGGGCGCCGGGCACCGGGTGGTCGTGACCGGAGGACCCGGGGAAACCAAGCTCACGGCAACGGTCGCCGGGCCCTCTGCGGTGGACCTTGGCGGCCGCACCGACCTGAAGACCCTTGCCGGCGTCCTTGCCCACGCCGAGGTGCTGGTCACCGGAAATACCGGCCCGGCGCATCTGGCCGCCGCGCTCGGGACACCGGTGGCCTGCCTCTTCTCACCGGTGGTGCCGGCAATCAGGTGGGCTCCCTACGGAGTGCCGCTGGAACTTCTTGGTGATCAGGCCGCTCCCTGCAGGCATACCCGGGCCACCGAGTGCCCCGTGCCCGGGCACCCGTGCCTGGCGTCAGTTGGCCCGGAGCAGCTGGTGGAGGCCGTGGAACGGCTGATCAGCGGCGTCGCCTCGCTGTCCACCCGCCGAAAGGTGCGGCACCCATGA
- a CDS encoding glycosyltransferase has protein sequence MRIAMVSEHASPLAALGGVDAGGQNVHVAALSTSLARRGHHVTVYTRRDSAGLPRRVRILPQLDVVHVDAGPARHVPKDQLLPFMGELADGISRDWQRRPPDVVHGHFWMSGVAALDAARRGPSGAHVPVVQTFHALGTVKRRHQGAEDTSPPERQWLEPSVGRSVDRIIATCSDEVFELKAMGIDTARISVAPCGVDLELFSGAGPAEPRSRAHRVLSVGRLVPRKGVDLVIQALPALRDAGFDVELLIVGGGGDAAALADDAEAHRLLDVATELGVQDRVSFRGQVPRDAMPALFRSADAVVCAPWYEPFGIVPLEAMACGVPVVVAAVGGLRDTVVHQRTGLHVPPKDPAAIAAALAALLADPALRRALGGAGEARARTRYSWARVAAETERAYLQTLAAGADTQRFDAVEGAVL, from the coding sequence GTGAGGATAGCCATGGTTTCGGAGCACGCCAGTCCCCTGGCCGCCCTGGGTGGAGTGGACGCAGGCGGCCAAAACGTCCACGTGGCGGCGCTTTCGACGTCCCTGGCCCGGCGCGGGCACCACGTCACCGTGTACACCCGGCGGGACTCGGCCGGGCTGCCGCGGCGCGTGCGGATCCTGCCGCAACTGGACGTGGTCCACGTCGACGCCGGCCCGGCACGCCATGTGCCCAAGGACCAGCTTCTGCCGTTTATGGGCGAACTGGCGGACGGCATCTCGCGGGACTGGCAGCGCCGCCCGCCCGACGTGGTCCATGGCCATTTCTGGATGTCAGGCGTAGCCGCCCTCGACGCCGCCCGCCGCGGGCCCTCGGGCGCCCACGTGCCCGTGGTGCAGACGTTCCACGCACTGGGAACGGTCAAGCGCCGCCACCAGGGCGCCGAGGACACCAGCCCCCCGGAGCGGCAATGGCTGGAGCCGTCCGTGGGCAGATCGGTGGACCGGATCATCGCCACGTGTTCGGACGAGGTCTTTGAACTCAAGGCCATGGGGATCGATACGGCCCGGATCTCCGTCGCCCCCTGCGGAGTGGACCTCGAACTGTTCTCCGGCGCAGGCCCGGCGGAGCCCCGGAGCCGCGCCCACCGCGTCCTTTCCGTGGGACGCCTGGTTCCGCGGAAGGGCGTCGATCTGGTGATCCAGGCGCTGCCGGCCCTACGGGACGCCGGCTTCGACGTCGAGCTCCTGATCGTCGGCGGCGGCGGGGACGCCGCGGCACTGGCGGACGACGCCGAAGCACACCGCCTGCTGGACGTCGCCACTGAATTGGGCGTGCAGGACCGCGTCAGCTTTCGCGGCCAGGTGCCCCGGGACGCGATGCCGGCCCTCTTCCGCAGCGCGGACGCCGTGGTGTGCGCGCCGTGGTACGAACCTTTCGGCATCGTGCCGCTGGAAGCCATGGCTTGCGGCGTGCCGGTGGTGGTGGCGGCTGTCGGCGGGTTGCGCGACACCGTGGTCCATCAGAGGACCGGGCTGCACGTGCCGCCGAAGGATCCGGCAGCTATCGCGGCCGCGCTCGCCGCACTGCTGGCGGACCCAGCCCTGCGCCGGGCCCTGGGCGGCGCCGGCGAGGCACGCGCCAGGACCCGCTACTCCTGGGCGCGGGTTGCCGCCGAAACGGAGAGGGCGTATCTGCAGACCCTGGCCGCGGGCGCTGATACCCAACGGTTTGATGCCGTGGAAGGAGCAGTGCTGTGA
- a CDS encoding class F sortase codes for MTVIAPRRRAGLLASAAAGLLLLSGCAGNPGPEPSAGGAPPASSAGQSSASSLAASAAPTTAAPIPAAPAIGSPAALPASDPVSLSIPEIRAGSELVKLGLRENESLEVPPDGPGAPAGWYSGSPSPGERGPAVLLGHVNAVGGGPGVFAGLRALRVGAEISVLRTDGSTAIFTMDRAAAYSKDAFPTLEVYGNTPGPELRLITCDGYDPSTGLFNDNYVIFAKLKS; via the coding sequence ATGACTGTAATCGCTCCCCGCCGCCGCGCAGGCCTCCTGGCCTCCGCGGCGGCGGGGCTGCTCCTCCTGAGCGGCTGTGCCGGCAACCCGGGCCCCGAACCCAGCGCGGGCGGTGCGCCACCGGCGTCGTCCGCCGGGCAGTCGAGCGCCTCGAGCCTAGCGGCTTCGGCCGCCCCGACAACGGCAGCGCCGATACCGGCTGCCCCTGCCATCGGATCCCCGGCCGCCCTGCCGGCCTCCGATCCGGTGAGCCTGAGCATTCCGGAGATTCGCGCCGGTTCGGAATTGGTGAAGCTTGGTTTGCGGGAGAACGAGTCCCTCGAGGTACCGCCCGATGGGCCGGGGGCTCCGGCCGGCTGGTATTCCGGGTCTCCCTCCCCCGGTGAACGCGGCCCGGCAGTCCTGCTTGGCCATGTGAACGCCGTCGGCGGCGGTCCGGGCGTGTTCGCCGGGCTCCGTGCCTTGCGCGTCGGCGCCGAGATCAGCGTGCTGCGGACCGACGGGAGCACCGCCATCTTCACGATGGACCGGGCGGCTGCGTACAGCAAGGACGCCTTCCCCACCCTGGAGGTTTATGGCAACACCCCCGGCCCGGAACTCCGGCTGATCACCTGCGACGGCTACGACCCGTCAACTGGACTGTTCAATGACAACTACGTCATCTTCGCAAAGCTCAAGTCGTAA
- a CDS encoding PfkB family carbohydrate kinase, producing MNIVVVGDVLLDVDLDGQATRLSPDAPVPVVDVSSARRRAGGAGLVARMLADDGHSVILVTVLGADEASTRVEEELAGVTVIAGPSGAPTPVKTRVRAGGQPVVRFDEGCGAPPIPEVTAAMLQALDGASAIVVADYGRGLTMNAALRAALTRHTGRVPIVWDPHPAGSTPVPGVDVVTPNLAEARAAAGSDALAGAVDDTDGALAALLLRRWESKAVLVTRGELGAILARVAGPKPVPIAVPRTAVTDPCGAGDRLAASLAVHLAAGRDLEGSAVLAVREAAAFLAGGGVAALGGRPDSFRQAVRAADPTDADALALARRVRRAGGTVVATGGCFDLLHAGHARSLAAARRLGDCLIVCLNSDASVRRIKGASRPIINEEDRAELLLALQCVDAVLVFEEDTPETCLEELRPDIWVKGGDHDVRNLPETQLVQSWGGRCLTVPHVPARSTTHLAEALARVG from the coding sequence ATGAACATCGTGGTCGTTGGCGACGTCCTGCTGGACGTGGACCTCGACGGGCAGGCAACCCGGCTGAGCCCGGATGCGCCCGTGCCTGTCGTCGATGTGTCCTCCGCCCGCCGGCGCGCCGGCGGTGCCGGTCTGGTGGCCCGCATGCTCGCCGACGACGGCCATTCCGTGATCCTGGTAACCGTCCTGGGCGCGGACGAGGCGTCCACCCGGGTAGAGGAGGAACTGGCCGGCGTCACGGTGATCGCTGGACCATCCGGTGCTCCGACCCCGGTCAAGACCCGGGTCCGTGCCGGCGGCCAGCCGGTGGTCCGGTTCGACGAGGGCTGTGGAGCCCCTCCCATTCCGGAAGTCACCGCCGCCATGCTGCAGGCATTGGACGGCGCATCCGCGATCGTCGTTGCCGACTACGGACGCGGGCTGACCATGAATGCCGCACTCCGCGCTGCGCTGACGCGGCACACCGGACGGGTGCCGATCGTCTGGGACCCGCATCCGGCCGGGTCGACGCCGGTTCCCGGCGTCGACGTCGTCACCCCGAATCTGGCCGAAGCGCGCGCCGCCGCCGGGTCTGACGCCCTGGCTGGTGCCGTCGATGACACAGACGGTGCACTTGCGGCATTGTTGCTGCGCCGCTGGGAGAGCAAGGCGGTGCTGGTAACGCGAGGTGAATTGGGCGCCATCCTGGCCCGCGTGGCCGGGCCGAAGCCGGTCCCGATCGCGGTTCCAAGGACCGCCGTCACCGATCCCTGCGGCGCAGGGGACAGGCTGGCCGCGAGCCTCGCCGTCCATCTCGCGGCGGGGCGGGACCTTGAGGGTTCGGCCGTCCTGGCGGTCCGTGAGGCTGCGGCGTTCCTGGCCGGCGGCGGCGTGGCGGCACTGGGCGGCCGCCCGGATTCGTTCCGGCAGGCCGTCCGCGCCGCGGACCCGACGGATGCCGACGCACTGGCGCTGGCCCGGCGGGTACGCCGGGCGGGCGGAACAGTGGTTGCGACCGGCGGTTGCTTCGATCTCCTGCACGCCGGGCATGCCCGGTCCCTTGCGGCCGCCCGGCGCCTCGGCGACTGCCTCATCGTGTGCCTTAATTCGGACGCTTCGGTGCGGAGGATCAAGGGCGCGTCCCGTCCCATCATCAACGAGGAGGACCGGGCGGAACTGCTGCTGGCACTCCAATGCGTGGACGCCGTGCTGGTATTCGAGGAGGACACCCCGGAAACGTGCCTCGAGGAACTCCGCCCGGACATCTGGGTGAAGGGCGGCGACCATGACGTGCGGAACCTGCCGGAGACTCAGTTGGTGCAGAGCTGGGGCGGCCGCTGCCTCACCGTGCCGCACGTCCCTGCCCGCTCCACGACACATCTCGCCGAGGCGCTCGCCAGGGTCGGATGA
- a CDS encoding sigma-70 family RNA polymerase sigma factor, with amino-acid sequence MAELQQSPSLDPRNAPDVPPDRLPMGRAPAGQIRQAFESRLVLDHLELAEALASRFAGRGREREDLNQVAYLGLIKAARGFDDNRGVGFTAYAAPTITGELKRYLRDRCWVVRPPRRIQDLRTEILRSEPELTQLLGHRPTAAELARRLDVPETVIREAAAAGSSLRPDSLDVIDNGDGRPALADALASQDLPLERLEELMCLDQAIRELSNDDRELLYRRYFCEESQAELGRRFGVSQMQVSRRLSKVLVRLQQLLTAADAQRDPGEQTASITS; translated from the coding sequence ATGGCAGAACTCCAGCAGTCGCCATCCTTGGATCCGCGTAATGCGCCCGACGTCCCTCCAGACAGGCTCCCCATGGGACGGGCCCCGGCAGGCCAGATCCGGCAAGCCTTCGAAAGCAGGCTGGTTCTGGACCATTTAGAGCTGGCAGAGGCGCTGGCGTCGCGCTTCGCGGGCCGTGGCCGGGAACGCGAAGATCTCAACCAGGTCGCCTACCTGGGGTTGATCAAAGCGGCCCGGGGGTTTGATGACAACCGGGGGGTCGGTTTCACGGCGTATGCCGCTCCCACCATCACCGGCGAACTCAAGCGCTACTTGCGGGACCGCTGCTGGGTGGTGAGACCGCCCCGACGTATTCAGGATCTACGAACCGAGATCCTGCGCTCGGAGCCGGAACTGACCCAGCTACTGGGGCACCGGCCGACGGCGGCTGAATTGGCGCGGCGACTGGATGTCCCCGAAACCGTGATACGCGAAGCAGCGGCAGCCGGCTCCAGCCTCCGCCCTGATTCGCTCGACGTCATCGACAACGGCGACGGCCGCCCGGCCCTTGCCGACGCGCTGGCCTCGCAGGACCTCCCACTCGAGCGGCTGGAGGAACTCATGTGCCTCGACCAGGCAATCCGGGAACTCTCGAACGACGACCGGGAGCTGCTCTACCGGCGCTATTTCTGCGAAGAAAGCCAGGCGGAGTTGGGCAGGAGGTTCGGCGTGTCGCAGATGCAGGTCTCACGCCGGCTTTCGAAAGTGCTGGTGCGGCTCCAGCAACTGCTGACGGCGGCGGACGCGCAAAGGGATCCGGGCGAGCAAACGGCTTCCATCACCTCCTGA